The Humulus lupulus chromosome 4, drHumLupu1.1, whole genome shotgun sequence genome has a window encoding:
- the LOC133830578 gene encoding putative disease resistance protein RGA1, with the protein MAAARNNVCNHTDRILELLRSEDVRETAGSFWGAAERDDLLQGLEKAISDIAPLLLDVEIKARHNERWLENGFRLFDAEILLEKVSSEALKKRSSSSSSGGGGATGNHMYKTPLCTFFSTTRSPSASTGKPSYDRLVRYTEQIKDSVNRLTNKFGLENRSEKEIKFPNGVEETWSFIVGGGEGGFQRRWDIIDDVDTKENIINMLLTNDDDDDDDAAAILPVLGTEESETRWLARDVFNDERVQSHFHIRIWVRLSSAMSPNNTNATQLLNEILVEHLLPHHPNIHQSDLDELLLVLSSSAPFLIVFDDVNPQNFPFLKAILGNFRGKGSKIILSTSYPEVASIGGNIKPCHCLPSPCPFLSEDRLWRLFQNAAFGGVTKHEHISSSFIDIGKEIVNKCHGISDIVIPAIGSMLYFDNSEKEWRDFCFDEIEKSCKHNSSDYDKALSCLKLCYDHLPSRLKHCFAYCSLFPKDHEIDVQTIIKLWMAQSFVIKEEPGKSAEDVGYEYVLNLLRRSFFQEPTINVTERVVKFKIHHLMHDLATLVAEGRCFSFTPNANKPSSPFHVSFGSSNFSEGDVLDFAERSMRSVLLQNHSREKSGVRRGNNTNILFDKIIKKYVNLRSLDMCGFGIKIVPNSIGDLEILKYLDLSENGDIMQLPNSITKLVNLQTLRLSSCVKLRELPRGIQKLVSLRHLEIDGCLSLTSLPQGFGQLTNLQTLSHITLGEESSTHNAQLIEVKKLRNLCGKFQIKNLKHEKSVDTYFNAVPGGVRSLSLEWDSHDVKTEPMPLDGDKEFSLHLLELAINGYKSAEMRILPISVVTG; encoded by the exons ATGGCTGCAGCAAGAAATAATGTCTGCAATCATACTGATCGGATCCTTGAACTGCTGCGTTCTGAAGATGTTCGTGAGACTGCTGGCTCTTTCTGGGGTGCCGCTGAACGTGACGACCTCCTGCAGGGACTTGAGAAGGCCATTTCAGACATCGCGCCTCTGCTTCTTGATGTGGAGATCAAGGCTCGCCATAATGAAAGATGGCTGGAAAATGGATTCAGACTCTTTGATGCTGAGATCTTGCTAGAGAAGGTATCAAGCGAAGCTTTGAAGAagcgtagcagtagcagtagcagtggtggtggtggtgctacTGGAAATCATATGTATAAGACACCACTATGCACTTTCTTCTCAACTACCCGCTCCCCATCTGCTTCTACTGGAAAGCCAAGCTATGATCGGCTTGTTCGTTATACGGAACAGATCAAAGACTCAGTAAATAGATTGACTAATAAATTTGGTTTGGAAAATCGTAGTGAGAAAGAAATTAAATTTCCAAACGGAGTGGAGGAGACTTGGTCATTTATTGTGGGAGGAGGAGAAGGAGGTTTTCAGAGAAGGTGGGATATCATCGACGACGTGGATACAAAGGAAAATATCATCAATATGTTATTaacaaatgatgatgatgatgatgatgatgctgcgGCGATTCTTCCGGTGTTGGGTACTGAGGAATCAGAAACAAGGTGGCTTGCAAGGGACGTTTTCAATGACGAGAGAGTACAGAGTCATTTCCACATACGTATTTGGGTACGCCTTTCTTCTGCTATGTCTCCCAATAATACCAATGCTACCCaacttttaaatgaaatattAGTTGAACATCTACTTCCTCATCATCCAAACATACACCAATCTGATTTGGATGAGTTGCTACTTGTCTTATCTAGTAGTGCGCCTTTCCTTATTGTATTCGATGATGTCAACCCTCAAAATTTCCCATTTCTTAAAGCAATTTTGGGCAATTTTCGTGGTAAAGGTAGTAAGATAATTCTATCTACCTCTTACCCGGAGGTTGCAAGCATTGGTGGCAACATCAAACCATGTCATTGTCTACCTTCTCCTTGTCCTTTTCTAAGTGAAGATCGATTGTGGAGGCTATTTCAAAATGCAGCTTTTGGCGGAGTAACAAAACATGAGCACATAAGCTCGAGTTTTATAGATATCGGAAAGGAGATTGTAAACAAGTGTCATGGAATCTCTGATATTGTCATTCCGGCAATAGGAAGCATGCTATATTTTGATAATTCTGAAAAGGAATGGCGTGATTTTTGTTTTGATGAAATAGAGAAATCTTGTAAGCATAATTCAAGTGATTATGACAAGGCATTGTCATGCTTGAAGTTGTGCTATGATCATCTCCCTTCACGCCTGAAACATTGTTTTGCCTATTGTAGCTTATTTCCTAAAGATCACGAGATCGATGTGCAAACGATTATAAAATTGTGGATGGCACAATCCTTTGTCATTAAGGAAGAGCCAGGGAAATCTGCAGAGGATGTTGGCTATGAGTATGTTCTGAATTTACTTAGAAGATCTTTCTTTCAAGAACCTACAATAAATGTGACGGAGCGTGTGGttaaattcaaaattcaccaTTTGATGCACGATCTTGCAACTCTTGTAGCAGAGGGACGATGCTTCTCATTCACACCAAATGCTAATAAACCATCTTCTCCATTCCATGTGTCATTTGGTTCTAGTAACTTTTCAGAAGGTGATGTACTTGATTTTGCTGAAAGAAGCATGCGATCCGTTTTGTTGCAGAATCACTCACGGGAGAAGTCCGGAGTGAGACGGGGTAACAACACAAACATATTGTTTGATAAAATTATCAAAAAGTATGTTAATTTACGGTCGCTAGATATGTGTGGTTTCGGAATTAAGATAGTTCCAAATTCAATTGGCGACTTGGAGATTTTGAAGTATCTTGATCTCTCCGAGAATGGGGATATCATGCAATTGCCCAATTCCATTACCAAGCTTGTAAATTTGCAAACCTTGAGGCTCTCCTCATGTGTCAAACTTAGAGAACTGCCAAGAGGTATTCAAAAATTGGTCAGCCTTCGACATCTTGAGATTGATGGGTGCCTCAGCCTGACTAGTCTTCCTCAAGGATTTGGTCAGCTTACTAATCTTCAAACGTTATCGCATATTACACTGGGAGAGGAGTCGTCTACGCATAATGCCCAGTTAATTGAAGTGAAGAAATTGAGAAACTTGTGTGGGAAGTTTCAAATTAAAAATCTGAAGCATGAAAAATCTGTGGATACATATTTTAATGCAGTCCCAGGCGGAGTTAGATCTTTGTCGTTAGAATGGGATAGTCATGACGTGAAGACTGAACCAATGCCACTAGATGGTGATAAAGAGTTCTCTTTGCATCTGTTAGAATTGGCTATAAATGGATACAAGAGTGCT GAGATGCGCATTTTGCCAATATCTGTCGTCACTGGATGA
- the LOC133829670 gene encoding uncharacterized protein LOC133829670 isoform X3, translating into MVQYILTNSLQKKEILFSSSITKLSRSQLSLFRLNTEIDGNIITCYAQLLTSKERISDRTYGFLPTIVSQQRLRKMLIKNVANYEQWRERHFFSDLKVCEHLASLERVLEVDLNIASGGEVILSEFRVSHREKSLKQDNGTDCGIYVMKHMQHLTKKTTSLVEKSWPSKLF; encoded by the exons ATGGTCCAATATATTTTAACTAATAGTCTTCAGAAAAA GGAAATCTTATTCTCCAGCAGCATAACAAAACTGTCGAGATCACAACTGAGCCTGTTCAGACTTAATACAGAAATTGATGGGAAT ATTATTACATGTTATGCCCAGTTGTTGACGAGCAAGGAGAGAATCAGTGACAGAACCTACGGGTTTTTGCCCACTATAGTTTCG CAACAACGGCTTCGAAAAATGTTGATAAAGAATGTTGCAAACTATGAACAATGGAGAGAACGTCACTTCTTCAGCGATCTCAAAGTTTGCGAGCAT CTAGCAAGCCTTGAGAGGGTTTTGGAAGTTGATTTGAACATTGCGTCTGGAGGTGAAGTGATTTTAAGTGAGTTCAGAGTTTCTCATAGAGAAAAATCCCTCAAACAAGACAATGGAACAGACTGCGGGATATATGTCATGAAGCATATGCAGCATTTGACCAAGAAAACAACAAGTCTTGTGGAGAAG AGTTGGCCCTCGAAATTGTTCTAA
- the LOC133829670 gene encoding uncharacterized protein LOC133829670 isoform X2 has translation MVQYILTNSLQKKEILFSSSITKLSRSQLSLFRLNTEIDGNIITCYAQLLTSKERISDRTYGFLPTIVSQQRLRKMLIKNVANYEQWRERHFFSDLKVCEHLASLERVLEVDLNIASGGEVILSEFRVSHREKSLKQDNGTDCGIYVMKHMQHLTKKTTSLVEKDRVGPRNCSKRVKQDLGRS, from the exons ATGGTCCAATATATTTTAACTAATAGTCTTCAGAAAAA GGAAATCTTATTCTCCAGCAGCATAACAAAACTGTCGAGATCACAACTGAGCCTGTTCAGACTTAATACAGAAATTGATGGGAAT ATTATTACATGTTATGCCCAGTTGTTGACGAGCAAGGAGAGAATCAGTGACAGAACCTACGGGTTTTTGCCCACTATAGTTTCG CAACAACGGCTTCGAAAAATGTTGATAAAGAATGTTGCAAACTATGAACAATGGAGAGAACGTCACTTCTTCAGCGATCTCAAAGTTTGCGAGCAT CTAGCAAGCCTTGAGAGGGTTTTGGAAGTTGATTTGAACATTGCGTCTGGAGGTGAAGTGATTTTAAGTGAGTTCAGAGTTTCTCATAGAGAAAAATCCCTCAAACAAGACAATGGAACAGACTGCGGGATATATGTCATGAAGCATATGCAGCATTTGACCAAGAAAACAACAAGTCTTGTGGAGAAG GATAGAGTTGGCCCTCGAAATTGTTCTAAGCGAGTCAAACAAGATTTGGGAAGAAGTTAA
- the LOC133829670 gene encoding uncharacterized protein LOC133829670 isoform X1, with product MVQYILTNSLQKKEILFSSSITKLSRSQLSLFRLNTEIDGNIITCYAQLLTSKERISDRTYGFLPTIVSQQRLRKMLIKNVANYEQWRERHFFSDLKVCEHLASLERVLEVDLNIASGGEVILSEFRVSHREKSLKQDNGTDCGIYVMKHMQHLTKKTTSLVEKFDSHIARIELALEIVLSESNKIWEEVKSKIQAFYHEYTNSNPKGSREDTPIKLAFVRSPTKSPKDQKYSTKKQKAKLFQFDYCF from the exons ATGGTCCAATATATTTTAACTAATAGTCTTCAGAAAAA GGAAATCTTATTCTCCAGCAGCATAACAAAACTGTCGAGATCACAACTGAGCCTGTTCAGACTTAATACAGAAATTGATGGGAAT ATTATTACATGTTATGCCCAGTTGTTGACGAGCAAGGAGAGAATCAGTGACAGAACCTACGGGTTTTTGCCCACTATAGTTTCG CAACAACGGCTTCGAAAAATGTTGATAAAGAATGTTGCAAACTATGAACAATGGAGAGAACGTCACTTCTTCAGCGATCTCAAAGTTTGCGAGCAT CTAGCAAGCCTTGAGAGGGTTTTGGAAGTTGATTTGAACATTGCGTCTGGAGGTGAAGTGATTTTAAGTGAGTTCAGAGTTTCTCATAGAGAAAAATCCCTCAAACAAGACAATGGAACAGACTGCGGGATATATGTCATGAAGCATATGCAGCATTTGACCAAGAAAACAACAAGTCTTGTGGAGAAG TTTGATTCTCATATTGCAAGGATAGAGTTGGCCCTCGAAATTGTTCTAAGCGAGTCAAACAAGATTTGGGAAGAAGTTAAGAGTAAAATACAAGCTTTCTATCATGAGTACACAAACTCTAACCCCAAGGGATCAAGAGAAGATACTCCAATCAAGCTCGCATTTGTGAGGAGTCCTACAAAATCCCCAAAGGACCAGAAGTACTCCACTAAGAAACAAAAGGCAAAACTTTTTCAGTTTGATTATTGTTTCTAA
- the LOC133830585 gene encoding uncharacterized protein LOC133830585 — MSRLLYDIPGQLKNLWDLWNLRCCIMLSLFLQAILILFATFRDRNRRIWFITTIWLAYLLADWVAAIAIGLITQSQGEDETCESKSHEMYDKDLFAFWASFLLLHLGGPDTITSFALEDNQFWLRHFFGLILQGLSAIYCFYLTLPKNKLWLPTLIVFMVGVIKYLERTMAFYFASLDHFGSTTLPIADPGPDYEEASTIYSSNLLQFSTEEEMMSSMGSSISYDNDFDYDVRKIDGSSVISEEITLLKVAHKLFEKFKGLIVGFYLTSKDRELSKSLFMRDDVNAKYAFRIIEYELSFMFHVLHTKVVVVRQKVGYFLRAFSFSSLLGSCIFFFLVDKEGFGRIEVALTYALLIGAIFLDAISIIMLVFSQWTFVSLDVQKKNWSKYIPACVLKRPRWSSSVLQYNMIDYCLTECRLSWFYIIAGYIRASDFLDKIRVMYFSTFKNVDNDLKEIIFNDLTRKSRQASSLKEAMEACQQRGDAALMYVSTTTTSTTSTTSSSSDFSIYIKLKWSISEFQYTESLLLWHIATEICFVDDGKASSSDEIKNCKIISEYMFYLLVMQPAMLAPVLGNWHLVFRDTCAEAKRFFKKYTISDHEKAIEKMNNVKTKFRPTAVKGVKSKSLFFDACILAKQLQTLNNNKWKVMISMWMEFMSYAATNCQPIVHAQQPSKGGELLTFTWLLMNHLGLGTQFSEEESGTKMATVK; from the coding sequence ATGAGTAGACTACTATATGACATCCCTGGTCAATTGAAGAACTTATGGGACTTGTGGAATCTTCGATGTTGTATTATGCTGAGCCTCTTCTTACAAGCAATTTTAATATTGTTTGCAACGTTCAGAGATCGTAATAGACGCATATGGTTCATCACTACAATTTGGTTGGCCTACTTGCTAGCTGACTGGGTTGCTGCTATTGCCATTGGGTTAATTACCCAAAGCCAAGGTGAGGATGAAACTTGTGAATCCAAGTCCCATGAAATGTATGATAAGGACCTTTTCGCATTTTGggcttcttttcttttgttgcaTCTTGGTGGTCCAGATACCATAACATCTTTTGCTCTTGAGGATAATCAGTTTTGGCTTAGGCACTTTTTTGGACTTATATTACAAGGTTTGTCTGctatttattgtttttatttaacGCTTCCCAAAAACAAGTTATGGCTTCCTACACTTATTGTGTTCATGGTGGGAGTCATCAAGTACTTGGAGAGGACAATGGCATTTTATTTTGCAAGCTTAGACCATTTTGGAAGCACAACATTGCCAATAGCAGACCCTGGGCCAGACTATGAAGAAGCTTCGACCATCTACTCTTCGAACTTGCTTCAATTTTCAACAGAGGAAGAGATGATGTCGTCAATGGGGAGTAGTATATCATATGATAATGATTTTGATTATGATGTTAGAAAGATTGATGGTAGTTCGGTCATTTCTGAAGAGATAACACTATTGAAGGTCGCACATAAGTTGTTTGAAAAGTTCAAAGGTCTCATTGTTGGCTTTTATTTGACATCCAAAGATCGAGAATTGAGCAAGAGTTTGTTTATGAGAGATGATGTTAATGCAAAATATGCTTTTAGAATAATCGAGTATGAGCTTAGCTTCATGTTTCATGTTCTCCACACCAAGGTGGTTGTAGTCCGTCAAAAAGTTGGTTACTTCCTTCGtgctttttcattttcttcactgttgggttCGTGCATATTTTTCTTTTTGGTTGACAAGGAAGGATTTGGTAGGATTGAAGTAGCTCTTACTTATGCCTTGCTTATTGGAGCCATTTTCCTTGATGCCATCTCTATCATCATGCTTGTTTTCTCTCAGTGGACATTTGTCTCCCTTGATGTTCAGAAGAAAAATTGGAGTAAATATATTCCTGCATGTGTTTTAAAAAGACCCAGATGGTCGAGTTCTGTGCTCCAATATAATATGATTGATTATTGTCTTACAGAATGTCGACTTTCATGGTTTTACATTATTGCAGGCTATATTCGTGCTTCAGATTTTCTTGACAAGATAAGGGTCATGTAtttttcaacttttaaaaatGTTGATAATGATCTAAAGGagattattttcaatgatttgacAAGAAAATCTAGACAGGCAAGTAGTTTGAAAGAGGCAATGGAGGCATGTCAACAAAGAGGTGATGCAGCTCTCATGTACGTCagtaccactactacttctactactagtACAACTAGTAGTAGTAGTGATTTTAGTATTTACATTAAACTAAAATGGAGCATCAGTGAGTTTCAATATACAGAAAGCCTTCTTCTATGGCATATAGCTACTGAGATTTGTTTTGTTGATGATGGAAAAGCATCTAGCAGTGATGAAATAAAAAATTGCAAAATCATTTCAGAGTATATGTTTTATTTGTTGGTCATGCAGCCTGCAATGTTGGCACCAGTTTTGGGAAATTGGCACCTTGTGTTCCGAGATACTTGCGCTGAAGCCAAGAGGTTTTTCAAGAAGTACACTATATCAGACCATGAGAAAGCGATCGAGAAGATGAACAATGTGAAAACAAAATTCAGACCAACTGCTGTGAAAGGAGTGAAAAGCAAGTCTTTGTTCTTTGATGCATGTATACTTGCTAAACAACTCCAAACATTGAATAACAACAAATGGAAGGTAATGATTTCGATGTGGATGGAGTTTATGTCGTATGCAGCCACTAATTGTCAACCAATTGTACATGCTCAACAACCAAGTAAGGGTGGTGAACTATTGACTTTCACTTGGTTACTAATGAATCATTTGGGTTTGGGGACACAATTCTCCGAGGAAGAATCTGGAACAAAAATGGCGACAGTGAAGTGA